Genomic window (Tripterygium wilfordii isolate XIE 37 chromosome 11, ASM1340144v1, whole genome shotgun sequence):
AGTACATGACTTACAAGATCTCTGGGCCTTGTCCTGATGATTGGAGCCTTGGTCAGAAGCTGATTTTGCGGGGATGTGAACCTTTGCCGAGAAGGAGATGCCTGGGCAAGACCGTACCAAAGGTGGGTCTTTCTCCTTTTCCTATTTCACTTTGGAAACCTGTTAGTGAAAAGGTTGCTACTTGGAGTGGTCTTGGTTGCAAGAATTTTAATTGTGTGAATAGCAAGAAATCTAGTAGGGAATGCGCTGCTTGCTTTGATTTGGTTAATGGGTCTGAGACTCAGAGGTTTTTGAAGCCTAGAAGTAAGAATGATTTTGTTATTGATGATGTCTTGTCCTTGGGAGGTGGAGGAATCAGAATTGGATTTGATATTGGAGGTGGGTCTGGAACCTTTGCTGCTAGAATGGCAGAGAGGAATGTGACTGTGATCACCAATACTTTGAATGTTGATGCCCCAATTAGTGAATTTGTTGCTGCAAGAGGCCTTTTCCCTTTGTACTTGAGTTTAGATCATAGGTTTCCGTTCTATGACAATATATTCGATTTGGTTCATGCTGGGAGTGGATTAGACGTTGGTGAGAAACCAGAAAAGATGGAATTCTTAATGTTTGATATCGATCGCGTTTTGAGGGCTGGTGGACTGTTTTGGCTGGATAACTTCTACTGTGCCAATGATGATAAGAAGAGGGCTTTGACTGTTTTGATAGAGCGGTTTGGCTATAAGAAGCTGAAATGGGTTGTTGGGGAGAAGTTAGAAGTAAATGGTTCTGGAAAATCAGAAGTTTATCTGTCAGCTGTACTACAGAAGCCAGTGAGGGTTTGATGATATGGAGATTTTACATGAAACTCAAAGAGGTAAGAATACATTTCCCGTCAGTAGCTTTCTTCACACCGAATTTTGTGTGACTTTGAATTGAATATCCTTGTGCAATTTGTTTAAATGAAGAATAAGTACCTCAATTATTTTATAGTCAGATATGCAAATGGACGGGAGGATTATATCCGTTTTGTAACTTAAAAACTCTTGATTATTTGAATCCTTTAGTTTAGGTTGTCGAATGTCTTACTTATTTCGATAATAACCTGTTAAGAAATGAAATGTCGTAATGCACTATCGAATCTTTTGAGGTAGGGAAATTTTTTGTTAGAATTCAATCATGTCCTTCTATGATCTTGATTCGACAAAGCTTAACTTCTCTGTGAAATGCACACGTTGGGATTTTTCTTTGAGGATTCTGTTGTGCAAGGAACATATTATTTTGGATGCTGCTGTGATATGTATGTGATTTTTACTtacagggaagaaaaaaaaaagatttgcaaTTTTAAGGCTCTACTTATTTCATTGGAAGGCAAAATCCTGCAGTTATCTATAGTGTAAATAAACCATCCTTATATCAGTCGGATGAGCGAGTGTATGTAATGTATGACAGTAATGACACTGTGAGGGCATATTGCCCAGAAATAAACTTGTTGCTGAAATCAAGAAATCGTCttgtttttggaaaattttcagaACATTTTTAACAGTTTTTACTTGAGTATAGGCTATGTTCACTTGTTTCACTTTGTTACTATCATCAACACCTAACTTAGAAAGATGACCTACTGAACGGAACAATAGATAGATTTTGTTAGCTGCTTGGGTGATAGCTTAGTTGATAAATCTCTCTAAAGCCAAACCTCGGGaggttttgagtatgatttctATTGAGAGTATACTCTTGTTGCCATGTGCTAAGTTTTGATCAAATTTACCCTGTCGTGAGGTATTAAACTTCCAACGGGCAAGCTTCTAGATTTTAATGGGTGGTCATTTTTGCAGTTCAACCACTACAGATCCTTGTGCATTGGCAACTTcagaaaaatgaatgaaaagcaACACATGGTTTGGTAAAGTAgttgaaaataacatattacatacatacataacatATTATAGTGCAGACATAACATATTACAGTTGTAATACCTTTAAAGACACCAAACTATAAATAAGAGTCCACAATGCTCTATTTCAAACCACATCAAAATACGCTTGTTCGTGATTCAATACACTTCCACTGTAGTGTTCGAGTAGATCGAAAGATCTTGGACACGTACTGGGTCTTTAAGTACTATTTCCACATTCCCTTGACCAAATCCACCCACATTTTCTTGGTTATGACTTAGGAGGTACAAAGGATGAGAAGAATTAACATTCATAAGAGTTTCTAAAATGCAAACCGTTCCCCGTTAATACAACACACTCCAGCTTATAGAAAGCTTGAATCTGAATAACAATCTGCTAGCGATTGGTTGCCATCATTACTGGTTGTATTGAAGCTGTCGCGGTTACAGGGTCGTATGAAGGCCAAGCCCACTGCAAGGTCTTTCACCTCACAGAATTTAAATGAAGGGTGAGGGGCTCCTAGTCGCAGCCATTAACGCCTTGCATTGCAGCACTATTCAGAAGCTTCATTCCTTCCGCACTCATCTGCTGAACTTCTGAAGGTGATAGAATCCTGATGCAGCGTACACAGCCTACGAATTCCCTGCAAGGACATGGCCGCCACCAGAAACCAGTTACCGACATTGCTCATGTTTTTAGATAGCACATAATTTAAGATAAATTGAACTTACTCCCAAGGATCGTCCCCAATGAGCAGAACATCATTCTCGTAATCCACGTACACCAACTTCCAACCTGACCCTCTTGGATTGTTAAGTAGCCCCTCAAGTCCAAACATGCATTCGATCGCGGAGCATAATTCATCGTAGTTCTTAAAGTTTGTGACATCAATTGATCTTCCGACGGATCCTGCCTTCTGAACCTGTCAAAACAAATGCAAATTCATCAGCTCAAGTCCCTGCAACAATGCACATGACACCCAG
Coding sequences:
- the LOC120009792 gene encoding uncharacterized protein LOC120009792 codes for the protein MGSVSLKIGDGTARFKRATLCSSAVNILMLFSVITTNLFALYAFTYAPKHHQNHPLLQTQKNMSLISEHLALILREIDSSQRKLAKIEKEILGYDSIDVSRPNMASELKLFLQHHQLPLGKDSKTGITEMVASVGHSCEKSADLLSQYMTYKISGPCPDDWSLGQKLILRGCEPLPRRRCLGKTVPKVGLSPFPISLWKPVSEKVATWSGLGCKNFNCVNSKKSSRECAACFDLVNGSETQRFLKPRSKNDFVIDDVLSLGGGGIRIGFDIGGGSGTFAARMAERNVTVITNTLNVDAPISEFVAARGLFPLYLSLDHRFPFYDNIFDLVHAGSGLDVGEKPEKMEFLMFDIDRVLRAGGLFWLDNFYCANDDKKRALTVLIERFGYKKLKWVVGEKLEVNGSGKSEVYLSAVLQKPVRV